The proteins below are encoded in one region of Pleuronectes platessa chromosome 14, fPlePla1.1, whole genome shotgun sequence:
- the LOC128455883 gene encoding putative methyltransferase DDB_G0268948, giving the protein MTHRFFEGKDHASIYQKYRFAPPDEVKDILLRYLDEKKGQPHVLAVDLGCGTGQTTRLLAPHFKEVVGIDISECQLEEARAVPGFSNIEYRKGRTEELPFSDGSVDLVTASAAAHWFDHSRFLAEANRVLKPRGCIALLSYTNQNNSLSYQNCGEQLNSLYEEVKQLLMPYTSNIPEAQCNSKLEELYSAIPFPDKER; this is encoded by the exons ATGACACACCGGTTCTTTGAGGGGAAGGATCATGCCTCCATCTACCAAAAGTATCGCTTTGCGCCTCCAGATGAAGTCAAAGATATTCTTCTGCGATACTTAGATGAAAAG AAGGGACAGCCACATGTGCTGGCAGTAGATCTGGGATGTGGGACAGGCCAGACCACTCGTCTGTTGGCGCCGCACTTTAAAGAAGTCGTGGGAATTGACATCAGTGAGTGTCAGCTGGAGGAGGCCAGAGCTGTGCCCGGGTTCTCCAACATCGAGTACAG GAAAGGGAGAACAGAGGAGCTTCCATTCTCTGACGGCTCTGTAGACTTGGTGACGGCATCAGCAGCAGCCCACTGGTTTGACCACTCCAGGTTCCTGGCTGAGGCCAATCGGGTTCTGAAGCCCCGGGGCTGCATTGCTCTGCTGAGTTACACCAATCAGAACAACAGTCTTTCCTACCAGAACTGTGGAGAACAACTTAACAGCCTCTATGAAGAG GTGAAACAGCTGCTGATGCCATACACCAGCAACATCCCAGAAGCTCAGTGTAACAGTAAACTGGAGGAGTTATACTCTGCCATCCCTTTTCCAGACAAAGAACGGTAA
- the LOC128455880 gene encoding putative methyltransferase DDB_G0268948, whose product MAHRLFEGKKHAASYLKYRVSPSEHLIQQVLGFLEKRKARPFELAVDVGCGSGQGTRLLAQHFASVVGTDVSPAQLDLAVQYALEANITYRECAAEELPLADSSVDLLTVMTAFHWFDRPRFLLEAHRVLKPRGCLALLSYTMDMELSYDGCCSQALNQVCKEFHAALKLYRYPHIGPSTIELYRAAYESIPYPDKEWQECVRVTKAMPLSGYMGMMESFSSYQILLRADPQKAEQLSQDICQKLKSVMQVTSAEAEVVVAVKYYYLLACKPEEA is encoded by the exons ATGGCTCACCGTCTGTTTGAGGGCAAGAAGCATGCAGCTTCTTACTTAAAGTACAGGGTCTCCCCATCAGAACATCTTATACAACAGGTCCTTGGATTCCTGGAAAAACGG AAAGCTCGTCCCTTTGAGCTGGCAGTGGATGTGGGTTGTGGCTCGGGACAGGGCACTCGGCTGCTGGCCCAACACTTTGCTTCCGTGGTGGGGACAGATGTGAGTCCTGCCCAGCTGGATTTGGCTGTCCAGTATGCCCTGGAGGCAAACATCACATATAG AGAGTGTGCGGCTGAGGAGCTGCCGTTGGCTGACAGCTCAGTGGACCTGCTGACGGTTATGACTGCGTTCCACTGGTTCGACAGGCCACGCTTTCTCCTGGAGGCCCACAGAGTCCTGAAGCCCCGCGGCTGCCTGGCTCTGCTCAGCTACACCATGGACATGGAGCTCAGCTACGACGGCTGCTGCTCGCAAGCACTCAACCAAGTCTGCAAAGAG TTTCATGCAGCTTTAAAACTCTACCGCTACCCTCACATTGGTCCCAGCACTATTGAGTTGTACCGGGCGGCGTATGAATCCATCCCTTACCCGGACAAGGAGTG gcaagagtgtgtgagagtgacaaAGGCCATGCCTCTGTCCGGCTACATGGGGATGATGGAGTCTTTCTCCAGCTATCAGATTCTGCTGAGAGCCGACCCGCAGAAGGCCGAGCAACTCTCCCAGGACATCTGTCAAAA gCTGAAGTCTGTGATGCAGGTGACCTCAGCAGAGGcagaggtggtggtggctgTGAAGTATTACTACCTGCTGGCCTGTAAACCAGAGGAGGCCTGA
- the LOC128455882 gene encoding putative methyltransferase DDB_G0268948 has translation MAHRLFEGKKHAASYLKYRVSPSEHLIQQVLGFLEKRKACPFELAVDVGCGSGQGTRLLAQHFASVVGTDVSPAQLDLAVQYALEANITYRECAAEELPLADSSVDLLTVMTAFHWFDRPRFLLEAHRVLKPRGCLALLSYTMDMELSYDGCCSQALNQVCTEFYAALKLYRDPHIGPSTIELYRAAYESIPYPDKEWQECVRVRKAMPLSGYMGMVESFSSYQILLRADPQKAEQLSQDICQKLMSVMQVTSADAEVVVAVKYYYLLACKPEEA, from the exons ATGGCTCACCGTCTGTTTGAGGGCAAGAAGCATGCAGCTTCTTACTTAAAGTACAGGGTCTCCCCATCAGAACATCTTATACAACAGGTCCTTGGATTCCTGGAAAAACGG AAAGCTTGTCCCTTTGAGCTGGCAGTGGATGTGGGTTGTGGCTCGGGACAGGGCACTCGGCTGCTGGCCCAACACTTTGCTTCCGTGGTGGGGACAGATGTGAGTCCTGCCCAGCTGGATTTGGCTGTCCAGTATGCCCTGGAGGCAAACATCACATATAG AGAGTGTGCGGCTGAGGAGCTGCCGTTGGCTGACAGCTCAGTGGACCTGCTGACGGTTATGACTGCGTTCCACTGGTTCGACAGGCCACGCTTTCTCCTGGAGGCCCACAGAGTCCTGAAGCCCCGCGGCTGCCTGGCTCTGCTCAGCTACACCATGGACATGGAGCTCAGCTACGACGGCTGCTGCTCGCAAGCACTCAACCAAGTCTGCACAGAG TTTTATGCAGCTTTAAAACTCTATCGCGACCCTCACATTGGTCCCAGCACTATTGAGTTGTACCGGGCGGCGTATGAATCCATCCCTTACCCGGACAAGGAGTG gcaagagtgtgtgagagtgagaaagGCCATGCCTCTGTCCGGCTACATGGGGATGGTGGAGTCTTTCTCCAGCTATCAGATTCTGCTGAGAGCCGACCCGCAGAAGGCCGAGCAACTCTCCCAGGACATCTGTCAAAA gCTGATGTCCGTGATGCAGGTGACCTCAGCAGACGcagaggtggtggtggctgTGAAGTATTACTACCTGCTGGCCTGTAAACCAGAGGAGGCCTGA